The region TTGAAAAAATGCGCAAAAAACAACCTTTCGGGAGGTAGAGTCATGCACACATTCGCCCTCGCCGGCTGCGGCCGGATCAGCAAGAACCATGTAGATACCCTTCTTGAACTCGAAAAGGAAAGCCGGGCAAAGCTCCTAGCCTGCTGCGACCCCGTTCCTGACCGGGCCTGCGCCGTGGCAGAAAGGACCGGCTGCCAGCCCTTCCCGTCCATGGAATCCATGCTCGAGGCAGTGAAATCAGATGTAGTATCCATATGCACCCCATCGGGCCTTCACCCGACTCATGTGGAGACTGCAGCCCGGTACGGTCGCCACGCCCTCTCCGAGAAGCCCGCGGGCACCAGCCTCTCCTCCGTGGACAGGGCCATCGATGCCTGCGACGAAAAGGGAGTGGGATACTTCGTCGTCAAGCAGAACCGGTTCAATCGGACCATCGCCCTGCTGCGCCGGGCCCTGGAGGCCGGCCGCTTCGGACGTCTCTATCTGCTCTCGTCCAACGTCTTCTGGACCCGCCCCCAGGACTACTATGATCAGGCGAAGTGGCGGGGCACCTGGGAGCTCGATGGTGGGTGCCTCAGCAACCAGGCCTCTCACTACGTGGACATGATGCAGTGGATGGGCGGTGCGGTGGAATCCGTCCAGGCATTCAGCGCCACCCTCGCGAGGAGGATCGAGGCGGAGGACACCATCACCGTCAACCTGAAATACCGAAGCGGCGCCCTGGGCAGCATCAACGTCACCAACCTCACCTACCCGAAGAATCTCGAGGGCAGCATTACCCTCCTCGGGGAAAAAGGCACCGTGCGCATCGGCGGCGTGGCCCTCAACAAAATAGAGCAGTGGCAGTTCGACGCCCCGGACCCGATGGACAACGAGGTTGATGAAGCCAATACCAACCCTTCGAGCGTCTACGGTTTCGGTCACCTTCCCTTCTACCGCCATGTGCTGGATGTTCTGGACGGCAAAGCGGAACCCCTCCTCACGGGCAGGGAAGGAAGAAAGACCGTGGAGATAATCCAGGCGGCATACGAATCGGCGAGAACCGGAAGAGCAGTCCAGATCCTCGGAAGAAACTCCCTCTAACTTTTTGACAGAACGCATTTCGAGTAATAAAATTACTCTAAAAGCATTCGGTCTTTTGTCATTCCGAGGAGCAGATTTTCGCGACGAGGAATCTGCATTTGAATTGTCATTCTGAGCGCTAAAGTAGAATCTAGGATTGTCATTCTGAGCCGAAAAAAGTCAGGCATTGTCATTCTGAGCGAAGCGAAGAATCTCGCCTCTCGCCTCTTGCCTTAATACAGGAGAACCCCATGAAAAAAGTTGTATCTCTCGTTGGAGCCCGTCCCCAGTTCATAAAAGAAGCGGTCATCGGCGCAGAAGTGCGCCGGCGAAACGCGTGGAACCACATCCTTGTCCATTCAGGCCAGCACTACGATGCCAACATGTCCGACATCTTTTTCACGGAACTCGACATGAAGCAGCCGGATTATTTTCTCGGCGTGGGCTCCGGTTTTCATGGAAAGCAGACTGCAGAAGTACTGATCAAGTTCGAGGATCTTCTTCTGAAAGAAAAACCTGATCTTGTCCTCGTATATGGCGACACAAACACTACTGTAGCCGGGGCATTGGCCGCTTCAAAACTTAAGATCCCCGTGGCTCACGTGGAGGCCGGAATCAGGCAGAGTCCGAAAGACATGCCCGAAGAAATAAACCGGGTCCTCACCGACCATATATCCAAATATCTCTTCTGTTGTTCCGATCTGGCTGCGAAGAACCTTGAAAAAGAAGGAATAACAGAAGGCGTCTTTGTTGCTGGCGACGTAATGTATGACCTGTACCTAAAGATGAAGCCTCGGTTTACCCCGAAAGAGACACGGGAACAGTACGGACTGGAGGAAGGCCGATACATTATCGCCACCCTGCACCGCGATTTCAACGTGGACAACCAGGACTCTCTCAGGAGCATCCTCGAGGGACTTGTGCGGGTGAAAAAGGAAACGGGGCTTGAAATTCTTTTGCCCATTCACCCCAGAACCCGCAAGCGTATTGTCGAATTCGGGCTGGGTGGTCTGGCGGGCAGTCTGCAGGCAACGGAACCCATCGGTTACCTTGACCTCATGTCCCTCACTCAGGACTGTGCAGCCGTAGTAACCGACAGCGGCGGGTATCAGAAGGAGGCTTACTACGCGGGCAAGAGGGCTGCGGTAGTTATGCCTGATACGGGGTGGAGGGAGATCGTAGATTCAGGTTGGAATATTCTCTGCGGCCCAAAAGCGGAAGAGTTGGCGGCAGGTGTTGCTTCGCTTTCCCAGACGCGTCATTTTCCCGGATCCCTCTTTGGAAACGGAAACGCAGGGGAGTGTATTGTCAGCTCCCTTCTGGCATAATACAGTAAACAACCTCAAAGGAGATATGATTATGCAGACACCCGCACGCGACATTCGAGGCTCCAGAATACTCGTCATCGGCGGCGCTGGATTCATCGGCTCCCACGTCGTCGACGAACTCGTCAAGGAGGACGTGGCCGAGATCGTCATCTACGACAATTTCTGCCGCGGAACCCACGACAATATCGCTCACGCCCTCAAAGACCCCCGCGTCAAGGTATTCGAACTCGGCGGCGACATGCTCCAGACTGACATCCTCGACCAAGCCGTCAAGGGGAAAGACTACGTCGTCCATCTCGCCGCGCTCTGGCTGCTCCACTGCTACGACTACCCCCGCAGCGCCTTCCACACTAACATCGAAGGCACCTTCAACGTGCTGGAAGCCTGCGCCCGCCATAACGTTAAAAAGTTAGTCTATTCATCCTCGGCATCCGTCTACGGCGACGCCCTCGAACTCCCCATGACCGAGGACCACCCCTACAATAACAAAACCTTCTACGGCGCCACCAAAATCGCCTGCGAACACATGTGCCGGGCCTACTACCACCGCTACGGCCTCGACTACGCCGGACTGCGTTACATGAACGTCTACGGCGCTCGCCAGGACTACAAGGGAACCTATATCGCCGTCATCATGAAGATGCTCGACCGTCTCGACCAGGGGCTCTCCCCGCAGGTCTACGGAGACGGCTCCCAGGCGTACGACTTCATCTACGTCAGCGACGTCGCCCGCGCCAACGTCTGCGCCATGAAGGCCACGGCGACCGACAAGAACTACAACGTCGGCTCCGGTGTCCAGACCTCCATCCTCGACCTCACGAAGATGATCCTCAAAGTCACCGGCTCAACTCAGGAGATCCAGTACGAGCCTGCCGGAAAAACCTTCGTCACTAACCGCATCGGCGACCCGCGCCTTGCCGCCGAGGACCTCGGTTTCACCTATAGCATCGAACTCGAAGAGGGCTTGCGCAAACTCATCGAATGGCGCAGCGCCCACATGGAACTTGTCGAGCAGCGCAGGAAGAAGGCGTAGCAGCATGAAAATCCCCATCACAAAGCCCTACTTCGACCAGCGCGAGCGCGAACTTCTTGTCGAGCCTCTCGACACCGGCTGGGTCGTCCAGGGCCCCTTCGTCACCGAATTCCAGAGCCGCTTCGCCGCCTTCACCGGGGCGAAGCGCGCCCTCGCCACCAACAACAGCACCACCGCCCTACAACATCTCAGATGGACAAGGCAATGAACGCACGATAGCGGCAAACGTTCAAAATGGCAACATCTAACAAGGCATACAAATCCGCATAATGAAGGAGAAATCTTCATGGAACTCTTTGATTTCGCCTATTGCCCTTCCTGGGATCGCAAACTATCACTCCTGGCCTCCATAGCGCTGCCCGAAGTTTGGGGAGATGCCGTCGCAGGACGGTCCCTCGCTATTCTCAAAAGCTACATCTTTCACACTTTCAACAAGGTTTACGTCGAATATAGCGCAGCCGAAGAGGCTGAAAAAAATAATATTTTATACATATCCGCCGACAAATCGGTCTGTGTTTTCAATACCGGACTTTTTGATAAGAGCTACGAGCCCATTTTCGCCACTTTTCTAACAAACGATCCCGGACAAAGGCAGGATTGGAAACTGCAATCGTTCCTTACGACATATCAGGCGGCAGTGCTTGGATACCCTTTGCCACGTCGAGCCGATTATTTCTCGGACCCATCTTTATTGATATTCAATACACATTATACAGTTTTTCCCCAGTACGA is a window of Aminivibrio sp. DNA encoding:
- a CDS encoding DegT/DnrJ/EryC1/StrS family aminotransferase, with amino-acid sequence MKIPITKPYFDQRERELLVEPLDTGWVVQGPFVTEFQSRFAAFTGAKRALATNNSTTALQHLRWTRQ
- the wecB gene encoding non-hydrolyzing UDP-N-acetylglucosamine 2-epimerase codes for the protein MKKVVSLVGARPQFIKEAVIGAEVRRRNAWNHILVHSGQHYDANMSDIFFTELDMKQPDYFLGVGSGFHGKQTAEVLIKFEDLLLKEKPDLVLVYGDTNTTVAGALAASKLKIPVAHVEAGIRQSPKDMPEEINRVLTDHISKYLFCCSDLAAKNLEKEGITEGVFVAGDVMYDLYLKMKPRFTPKETREQYGLEEGRYIIATLHRDFNVDNQDSLRSILEGLVRVKKETGLEILLPIHPRTRKRIVEFGLGGLAGSLQATEPIGYLDLMSLTQDCAAVVTDSGGYQKEAYYAGKRAAVVMPDTGWREIVDSGWNILCGPKAEELAAGVASLSQTRHFPGSLFGNGNAGECIVSSLLA
- a CDS encoding DUF3825 domain-containing protein, whose amino-acid sequence is MELFDFAYCPSWDRKLSLLASIALPEVWGDAVAGRSLAILKSYIFHTFNKVYVEYSAAEEAEKNNILYISADKSVCVFNTGLFDKSYEPIFATFLTNDPGQRQDWKLQSFLTTYQAAVLGYPLPRRADYFSDPSLLIFNTHYTVFPQYDHILSEAENLSRFPSQVRSMPYLQIKGLFDGALKNTIKRIESNYKTAVPQYYRGQIQLLIPICLTNNEVPDLALALSREENAGRYIGRTCLTMKMAYNNARLIVRPDSDWLKP
- a CDS encoding NAD-dependent epimerase/dehydratase family protein — translated: MQTPARDIRGSRILVIGGAGFIGSHVVDELVKEDVAEIVIYDNFCRGTHDNIAHALKDPRVKVFELGGDMLQTDILDQAVKGKDYVVHLAALWLLHCYDYPRSAFHTNIEGTFNVLEACARHNVKKLVYSSSASVYGDALELPMTEDHPYNNKTFYGATKIACEHMCRAYYHRYGLDYAGLRYMNVYGARQDYKGTYIAVIMKMLDRLDQGLSPQVYGDGSQAYDFIYVSDVARANVCAMKATATDKNYNVGSGVQTSILDLTKMILKVTGSTQEIQYEPAGKTFVTNRIGDPRLAAEDLGFTYSIELEEGLRKLIEWRSAHMELVEQRRKKA
- a CDS encoding Gfo/Idh/MocA family oxidoreductase; translation: MHTFALAGCGRISKNHVDTLLELEKESRAKLLACCDPVPDRACAVAERTGCQPFPSMESMLEAVKSDVVSICTPSGLHPTHVETAARYGRHALSEKPAGTSLSSVDRAIDACDEKGVGYFVVKQNRFNRTIALLRRALEAGRFGRLYLLSSNVFWTRPQDYYDQAKWRGTWELDGGCLSNQASHYVDMMQWMGGAVESVQAFSATLARRIEAEDTITVNLKYRSGALGSINVTNLTYPKNLEGSITLLGEKGTVRIGGVALNKIEQWQFDAPDPMDNEVDEANTNPSSVYGFGHLPFYRHVLDVLDGKAEPLLTGREGRKTVEIIQAAYESARTGRAVQILGRNSL